The following are from one region of the Penaeus chinensis breed Huanghai No. 1 chromosome 32, ASM1920278v2, whole genome shotgun sequence genome:
- the LOC125042593 gene encoding uncharacterized protein LOC125042593 yields MNYCERTRVCHSLITEEAVKEALRADKGSGAQLVSWKIKDFTRKGDNYVALVTSVETEFALGEGGGLVSYVIKANPCHDANSYENVTHAIFLKEADFYTNLLPHMNSILQATNVGMLDMPVCYYSRMERKKELIILEDLRTRGFQMFDRRKGLDVAHAKLALKGLAKLHAASLLLQERKPESLEARLLNRPWGNLVEGSANVLPILERTLDTSVTILSKIGGYESSIFWVKNVKAKLQEIFENDVKSTKYHVLCHGDAWNNNMLFKYSDDATPEEVMLLDLQACRRVSFANDLNFLLYTSLTGDVRRPNLDTLLETYRGHFNAVMEAGGGALRLGKEEVLEEFRRKNTIGAIFGMVTIGVVLVDPKEAVEVEACEEGNFDRAFEEVKKKTLAMLETNPLLRPRFLAMFDEFIESGLIPSA; encoded by the exons ATGAATTACTGTG AAAGAACTCGAGTTTGCCACAGTCTCATCACGGAGGAGGCCGTGAAGGAGGCCCTGAGGGCGGACAAGGGCAGCGGGGCTCAACTCGTCTCGTGGAAGATCAAGGACTTCACCAGAAAGGGCGATAACTACGTGGCACTGGTGACGAGCGTCGAGACGGAATTTGCGCTCGGCGAAGGAGGAGGACTAGTCTCCTACGTCATTAAGGCCAACCCTTGCCACGACGCGAATAGCTACGAGAATGTAACCCACGCAATTTTCTTGAAGGAGGCAGATTTCTACACGAATCTCCTCCCTCACATGAATTCAATATTGCAAGCAACAAACGTGGGGATGTTAGACATGCCTGTGTGTTACTACAgtaggatggaaaggaagaaggagctcATCATCCTGGAAGATTTGAGGACGAGAGGCTTTCAGATGTTCGATCGCCGGAAGGGCTTGGACGTCGCACACGCCAAGCTGGCGCTGAAAGGCTTAGCCAAGCTCCACGCCGCTTCCTTGCTGCTGCAGGAGAGGAAACCCGAAAGCTTAGAGGCCAGGCTTTTAAACCGTCCTTGGGGTAATCTTGTCGAAGGCTCTGCTAACGTGCTACCAATACTGGAAAGAACACTCGATACTTCGGTAACTATACTGAGTAAAATTGGTGGATATGAAAGTTCTATATTCTGGGTAAAGAACGTCAAGGCAAAACTGCAAGAAATATTTGAGAATGATGTGAAATCCACCAAGTACCATGTTTTATGTCATGGGGACGCCTGGAACAACAACATGCTTTTCAA GTACAGCGACGATGCCACTCCCGAAGAAGTGATGCTCCTTGACCTGCAGGCCTGTCGCCGCGTCTCCTTCGCCAACGATCTCAACTTCCTTCTGTACACGAGCCTCACGGGTGACGTCAGGAGGCCCAACCTAGACACCCTCCTGGAGACGTACCGCGGCCACTTCAACGCCGTGATGGAGGCCGGAGGAGGCGCCCTTCGACTCGGGAAAGAGGAAGTCTTGGAGGAATTCCGGAGAAAGAATACCATCGGGGCGATCTTCGGCATGGTGACCATCGGCGTGGTGCTCGTGGACCCGAaggaggcggtggaggtggaggcgtgCGAGGAAGGGAACTTCGACAGGGCCTtcgaggaggtgaagaagaagacgcTGGCGATGCTCGAGACGAATCCGCTCCTGCGGCCCCGGTTCCTGGCGATGTTTGACGAGTTCATTGAGAGCGGCTTGATACCATCAGCTTAG
- the LOC125042592 gene encoding uncharacterized protein LOC125042592 isoform X1, which produces MDYDERMKSCHVLVTEEAVQETLKADKGIKAQLTSWRIEDFTKFGDNYASIVTSVVVSFVLDGVDEQTSYVVKVNPCHGYPNTEGVTNVGFVKEAEFYGKLLPRLNAAMEEASLKTLRFPKYYHSCLEVGKELLFLEDLRRRGFKMYDRRKGLDVAHASLVLEELARLHAASLLLQNKDPEYFQNTLLNRDWANTFDGAIDVDAMFGGHFDNTVAMLEKIGGYETSIQWIQSTKPNIREILTEQLEPSKYHVVCHGDAWNNNCLFRYNEGVPEEVMFVDLQLNHRVSFGNDLNYFLYTSLTGDVRKPNLDALLETYRGHFNAAMEAGGAGGEGRLSEAEVLQEFRSKNIIGAIFGMMVINFVLMDPLSLKNYAERDGAKQDKGEKDLNKDMESMKRYFMAMIDTNPLIRPRLLAMFDEFKDSGLIPT; this is translated from the exons ATGGACTATGATG AAAGAATGAAATCCTGTCACGTGCTCGTCACGGAGGAGGCGGTGCAGGAGACGCTGAAGGCAGACAAGGGCATCAAGGCTCAACTCACGTCCTGGAGGATCGAGGACTTCACCAAATTCGGCGACAACTATGCCTCGATCGTCACCAGCGTCGTCGTAAGCTTCGTTCTGGACGGCGTAGATGAACAGACCTCGTACGTGGTGAAGGTCAACCCCTGTCATGGCTACCCGAACACGGAGGGGGTAACGAACGTCGGATTTGTGAAAGAAGCCGAGTTCTACGGCAAGCTCCTTCCTCGGCTCAACGCGGCGATGGAGGAAGCCAGTCTCAAGACCTTGCGCTTTCCCAAGTATTATCACAGCTGCCTTGAAGTGGGCAAAGAACTCCTCTTTCTGGAAGATTTACGGCGGCGAGGCTTCAAGATGTACGACCGTCGGAAGGGCCTGGACGTCGCGCACGCAAGCCTCGTGCTGGAGGAACTGGCCAGGCTCCATGCTGCTTCCCTGCTGCTGCAGAACAAGGACCCAGAGTATTTCCAAAACACCCTTCTGAACCGGGACTGGGCTAATACGTTTGATGGTGCCATAGACGTGGACGCGATGTTCGGAGGCCATTTCGACAACACGGTGGCCATGCTTGAAAAAATTGGCGGATATGAAACATCCATACAGTGGATTCAAAGTACCAAGCCAAACATACGAGAAATCTTAACTGAACAGCTGGAACCAAGCAAGTATCATGTCGTGTGCCATGGGGACGCCTGGAACAACAACTGCCTTTTCAG ATACAACGAAGGTGTCCCTGAGGAAGTGATGTTTGTTGATCTCCAGCTAAACCACAGAGTCTCTTTTGGCAACGACCTCAACTACTTCCTTTACACGAGCCTCACGGGTGACGTCAGGAAGCCCAACCTGGACGCCCTCCTGGAGACGTACCGAGGCCACTTCAACGCCGCGATGGAGGCCGGAGGAGCAGGGGGCGAGGGGCGTCTCAGCGAGGCCGAAGTCCTGCAGGAATTCCGGAGCAAGAATATCATCGGTGCGATTTTCGGAATGATGGTTATTAACTTCGTACTCATGGACCCCCTGTCTTTGAAGAATTATGCAGAACGTGACGGGGCAAAACAAGATAAAGGTGAAAAGGACCTAAACAAAGATATGGAAAGCATGAAAAGATATTTTATGGCCATGATTGACACCAATCCGCTCATACGACCTCGACTGCTCGCTATGTTCGACGAGTTCAAAGACAGTGGACTCATCCCCACGTGA
- the LOC125042592 gene encoding uncharacterized protein LOC125042592 isoform X3: protein MKSCHVLVTEEAVQETLKADKGIKAQLTSWRIEDFTKFGDNYASIVTSVVVSFVLDGVDEQTSYVVKVNPCHGYPNTEGVTNVGFVKEAEFYGKLLPRLNAAMEEASLKTLRFPKYYHSCLEVGKELLFLEDLRRRGFKMYDRRKGLDVAHASLVLEELARLHAASLLLQNKDPEYFQNTLLNRDWANTFDGAIDVDAMFGGHFDNTVAMLEKIGGYETSIQWIQSTKPNIREILTEQLEPSKYHVVCHGDAWNNNCLFRYNEGVPEEVMFVDLQLNHRVSFGNDLNYFLYTSLTGDVRKPNLDALLETYRGHFNAAMEAGGAGGEGRLSEAEVLQEFRSKNIIGAIFGMMVINFVLMDPLSLKNYAERDGAKQDKGEKDLNKDMESMKRYFMAMIDTNPLIRPRLLAMFDEFKDSGLIPT, encoded by the exons ATGAAATCCTGTCACGTGCTCGTCACGGAGGAGGCGGTGCAGGAGACGCTGAAGGCAGACAAGGGCATCAAGGCTCAACTCACGTCCTGGAGGATCGAGGACTTCACCAAATTCGGCGACAACTATGCCTCGATCGTCACCAGCGTCGTCGTAAGCTTCGTTCTGGACGGCGTAGATGAACAGACCTCGTACGTGGTGAAGGTCAACCCCTGTCATGGCTACCCGAACACGGAGGGGGTAACGAACGTCGGATTTGTGAAAGAAGCCGAGTTCTACGGCAAGCTCCTTCCTCGGCTCAACGCGGCGATGGAGGAAGCCAGTCTCAAGACCTTGCGCTTTCCCAAGTATTATCACAGCTGCCTTGAAGTGGGCAAAGAACTCCTCTTTCTGGAAGATTTACGGCGGCGAGGCTTCAAGATGTACGACCGTCGGAAGGGCCTGGACGTCGCGCACGCAAGCCTCGTGCTGGAGGAACTGGCCAGGCTCCATGCTGCTTCCCTGCTGCTGCAGAACAAGGACCCAGAGTATTTCCAAAACACCCTTCTGAACCGGGACTGGGCTAATACGTTTGATGGTGCCATAGACGTGGACGCGATGTTCGGAGGCCATTTCGACAACACGGTGGCCATGCTTGAAAAAATTGGCGGATATGAAACATCCATACAGTGGATTCAAAGTACCAAGCCAAACATACGAGAAATCTTAACTGAACAGCTGGAACCAAGCAAGTATCATGTCGTGTGCCATGGGGACGCCTGGAACAACAACTGCCTTTTCAG ATACAACGAAGGTGTCCCTGAGGAAGTGATGTTTGTTGATCTCCAGCTAAACCACAGAGTCTCTTTTGGCAACGACCTCAACTACTTCCTTTACACGAGCCTCACGGGTGACGTCAGGAAGCCCAACCTGGACGCCCTCCTGGAGACGTACCGAGGCCACTTCAACGCCGCGATGGAGGCCGGAGGAGCAGGGGGCGAGGGGCGTCTCAGCGAGGCCGAAGTCCTGCAGGAATTCCGGAGCAAGAATATCATCGGTGCGATTTTCGGAATGATGGTTATTAACTTCGTACTCATGGACCCCCTGTCTTTGAAGAATTATGCAGAACGTGACGGGGCAAAACAAGATAAAGGTGAAAAGGACCTAAACAAAGATATGGAAAGCATGAAAAGATATTTTATGGCCATGATTGACACCAATCCGCTCATACGACCTCGACTGCTCGCTATGTTCGACGAGTTCAAAGACAGTGGACTCATCCCCACGTGA